A genomic region of Anopheles coustani chromosome 3, idAnoCousDA_361_x.2, whole genome shotgun sequence contains the following coding sequences:
- the LOC131261462 gene encoding integrator complex subunit 12-like produces MSAALDVDPTFKHALKLLHSSNSDSTEKIRNLLDELIKQRYGSSKTLINTLSKKHLAEEPLAGGSNLYVRKQKVIEPKPVVPVIDLDPDPEPLGPGTIECVVNAPEALTMPPISSGPILISTSDLEGNDSDDDVVMEEDKLKELEDLMCVVCRLMDVSARNRLVECADCHALYHQECHKPVISEADANDEENAWYCTLCRSKQTLNKLTPPPVVSTPPITIATSPSPTIGSSTSKSSSSSHSKSSSSKPSESSSTSSSSGKHKSSSSKSGSSSSSKSSESSHERDRDRDRDRGERDRDRDRERERDRDRDRDRDRDREKEREKSSKSSSTSSTSSSTGSAEKSSAGAGTVGTPNINIISADKRLQMMKKKAAKMQDSKRKHK; encoded by the coding sequence ATGTCCGCTGCTCTAGACGTAGATCCGACGTTCAAGCACGCGCTCAAGCTGCTACATTCGTCCAATTCCGATTCGACGGAAAAGATACGCAACCTGCTGGACGAGCTCATCAAACAGCGCTATGGCAGCAGTAAAACGCTTATCAATACGCTCAGCAAAAAACATTTGGCCGAGGAGCCGCTGGCCGGCGGAAGCAATCTGTACGTGCGGAAGCAGAAAGTGATTGAACCAAAACCCGTTGTTCCGGTAATAGATCTTGACCCCGACCCGGAACCATTAGGCCCCGGTACGATCGAGTGCGTAGTGAACGCACCGGAGGCGCTAACGATGCCACCGATATCGTCCGGTCCAATACTGATATCAACCTCGGACTTGGAAGGTAATGATTCCGACGATGACGTCGTGATGGAGGAGGACAAGCTGAAGGAGCTGGAGGACTTGATGTGTGTCGTGTGTCGCTTGATGGATGTGAGCGCCCGTAATCGGCTGGTCGAGTGTGCCGACTGCCACGCGCTGTACCATCAAGAGTGCCACAAACCGGTCATTTCGGAGGCAGACGCTAATGACGAGGAAAACGCCTGGTACTGCACCCTGTGCCGCAGCAAGCAGACCCTCAACAAATTGACTCCTCCTCCGGTAGTGTCGACACCGCCAATTACCATAGCAACGTCACCTTCGCCGACCATTGGAAGCTCGACATCAaagtcgtcatcgtcgtcacattccaagagcagcagcagtaaaCCGAGCGAATCGTCATCTACCTCCAGCTCGTCGGGCAAGCACAAATCGTCCAGCTCCAAAAGCGGTAGCAGCAGCTCAAGCAAATCATCCGAATCTTCGCACGAACGCGATAGGGATCGTGACCGTGACCGGGGTGAGCGAGATCGCGATCGAGACCGTGAGCGAGAACGTGATCGCGACCGCGATCGAGATCGAGATCGTGATAGGGAAAAGGAGCGCGAAAAATCCTCCAAATCTTCCTCGACCAGTAGCACCTCATCGTCCACCGGGAGTGCTGAGAAATCTTCCGCCGGCGCCGGAACCGTAGGCACGCCGAATATCAACATCATCAGCGCCGATAAACGCTTGcaaatgatgaagaaaaaggcgGCCAAAATGCAGGATAGCAAACGAAAGCACAAGTAG